The sequence below is a genomic window from Dyadobacter chenwenxiniae.
ATGTTGACTCCACTTATATATCCAAACTGTCCAGCTTCAAAAAGCATTTAAAAAATCTGGCAATAGTAAAATCGGTAACAACTTCCAGTTCCGTTCCTGGCGACCTGGTTGACTGGCAGGGAAATGTCAGGCAAGAAAAAGACAAGGACATTAAAAACAACGCATTTTCGATTCAAGTCGTTGATGATGAATTCCTGAAGTCATATAATCTTCATTTGCTAGCAGGAAGAAATTTCGAACTAGCAGAGTTTCCAGATGGCTTTTTTGGGTCAAAAATAGAGAGTATTGCAATCAATGAAACTGGTGTAAAGCGTCTACAATTCGGCACCCCCGAGAATGCTATTGGAAAATTAGTTTACTGGGGCCCAAATAAGTGCCGTGTTATTGCTGTAGTAAATGATTTCCATCAAAACTCTCTTAAGTCGCGGATAGAACCCACGCTTTTCACAGCCAATTATGGACCTGTGATTTCTATGGTATTGAATGACAAAACTTATGAAGGCGATGCAGCCAAATGGTTAAACATGATTCAAAAGACATGGAAAGACTTTTTCCCTAACAACCCATTCGACTATTTTTTGCTTGAAGATCACGTTGCCAGTCAATATACAACTGACAAACAATTTGCTGATTTTTTTAATATGCTATGCGCACTTGCTTGTTTGGTTTCAGGTATGGGTTTATTTGGTTTATCATTATATGCCACTAAACAGCGGGTTAGAGAGGTTGGTATTAGGAAAGCTTTGGGTGCGTCAATATCCCAAGTTACGGTTTTACTTTCACGGGACTTTCTCATACTCGTTATTATTTCCAGTTTCGTCGCTATTCCCATAACATATTTTTGTTTGATACGATGGCTCGACAACTATGCCTATCATATCTCTTTGACGCTGCTACTGTTTGTTGTACCTATTATAATCATCTTAGCCATCGCATTGATAACAGTAAGTTTTCAGAGTATATCCGTGGCTAGAATAAACCCGGCCAAGATTCTTAGCAGTGAATAACAAGGGCCCTTAACTGGCTCAGCTGGGTTTCCGGATCCTGGCCTTTATCCAAGGTAAATACCCTTGCATACAGTGCTACCCGTTTGGTGATATTCTCTTGCTTTTTCATTTAATTGCCTATCAAAAAGGAACTCCTTCGCAAATATAAAATTCGGATTTATAAATTGCTGATTCACAGGTATAATTTATCTGAATTTTACCACACCCTTTTTGATAATCTATGCCGGCTACTTTTTCAACAACTTCGGAGCGTGATCAATATATTCAAATCCCTGACCTGGACGAAACGGACTTACAACAAGGGTTTTATTTAACACAGCCCGATCTCATATTTATTCAGTCGTTCCATGGTTCAACCAACCGCCTGGCAATCGGGATCCAGCTTTGTCTGATAAGATATTTTGGCTTTTTAAATGATTGATGGAAAACCCAGATTCCGGATAACATAGTTTCCTTTGTTTCTCATCAACTCGCAAGTGGAAACGATGCGCCCGTTACCGCAGATTTAATAAGCTACGGAAACAGGGCAATGACACGCTCGTTTCATTTTCAACAGATGCTCCGGTATCTGAACTTTCGAAAATGGCAGCCAATGGATGAACCTCTGTATGAAAAATGGTTAATTCCTCAGGGCATGGAGCATGACAATGAGCGGTACCTTTTGAATAAACTTTGCCAGAAACTGCACCAGGATAAAATTTTAAGACCATCTGTAGGTACCCTGGAAAGGGTGATTGGAGGCATTGACGAGTATCTTCACGCGGAGACCTATCAACGATTATCATTTTTATGGCAGCCTGAGTTATTTAATCAGCTGGACAATCTTCTTAAAACCTATCAAACCGGAAAACTAACCGATCATCGCTGGCTGTGTATGGTGCCAACGGCCAATACGCCTAAAAGCCTCAGACAAACACTTGATAAAATCACCTTTTCTGAGAAACATCAAAGTGGACACCTGGGATTTACCTGTCATTCCTTCCAACAGAAAAAAGCGTTTAGCTAACATCGTTCGCAATAATTCAAATCATTATTTACAGCGTATCAAACCACAAAAGCGGTATCCGTTGCTGGTGTGTTTCCTTCGGGAAACACTGCCTGATACAACCGACAGCATTTTGGTGATGTACCATGATTTCTGGACCCAAGCCCTGAGCGATGCAAAAAAATCTTTGGAGGCCTATCAGCTGGGGGTTGTCAAATCTCAAAATCAGGCTGTGAAAATGCTTACGAAGACTGTTGAAATGGTTGTTGATGATACTATAGAAAATCAGTACCTGAGAAGCAAAATATTTGAAAATTTATCAAAGGAAACTATACAAGAGGCTTTACAGGTAGTCTTGAAAATAGCCAAACTGGCCTATCAGACTCCTTTATTCTTTTTACTTAAGACTTATGCCCGGTTCAAACAATTTACTCCCTACCTGCTCAGAGTCCTGGATTTTAAAGTAGCTTTTTCAAAAGATAATTTTGGTACTGGCTTAGATCTGGTTACTCTGCTTCAAAATGGGACAAAACGAAAATTGCCGGAATCTGCCCCAACCCATTTTATTACCCAGGCCTGGCAAAAAGTAGTCATCATTGACAAGATACTGCAAGCGCCCGCCTACGAGCTTTGTGTTTTGTCGGTGCTCAACGACAGACCCCAGTCTGGTGATGTTTTTGTCGAGTTATCCAGCAAATATGCGGATTTTAATAGCTTTCTGATCCCTAAAACACGGTGGCAGGTAGCTTCACCAGAGATATGCCTTCCTTTTGGAGGTTTAGATATGGATAAACGGATTGATGATAAAGTTTTTGAATTAACAGATCTGCTTGGACCTTTGGCCGATCTGTTGTCAGACGGTACCCAGATAAGGTTAGAAGATGGAATATTGGTTGTTCCACCGCTGGAAGCAGAAAATCTTCCTGAATCAGTCAAAGAATCTACAACAGCAGATCAACAAGCGGTTGCCCCGCGTTGGCCTGGTAGAAATGATCCGTGAAGTAGATACCTGGGTTGGCTATGCAAAGGAATTACAGGAAGAGCTCCTGCCTCGTAATCCGGAACATGATGCATTGAGGTTTGCTGCTTTGTTGGGTAATGCATGTAACCTGACGCTGGCTGATCTGGCACGATCCTCTGAACTGGATTACCATTCGCTGTGGTGGGTTGCCAATAATTACTTTTCTGACGAGAACCTTAAACGGGCCAATGACCTGTTGGTAAATTTTCATCACAGGCAATGGATATCATCCTATTGGGGTGATGAGACACATCATCTTCCGATGGCCAAAGATTTGCGACAAGTGGCAAAATCCGGAATGCCCAGGCATTGCCAAAGTATTTTGGGTATGGAAAAGGGGTGACTTTTTACACCCACACCTCTGATCAGTATTCCCAATACGGCACAAAAGTGATCAGCAGCACCGAACGGGATGCTCCACACGTTGGATGAAATCCTGACTAATGAAACGGATTTGACCATTATTGAACATACCACCGATACACATGGGTATTCAGATTTACTATTCGCATTCTTTGACCTGGCTAACAAACGTTTTGCCCCGCGGCTTCGCGATATAAAAAATCAACGCCTGTGCAAAATAAAAACCGACAAAGAAAACCTGGTAGAAATACAGTATCCGCAGTTAAAGTTCACCGGTACCGTCAATATCGACTACTTGAAAAAACATGCCGATGAGCTTAAGAGAGTGGCTGCTTCGGTTTTGACAGAAACAGTAACAGCCTCACTACTAATTAATAAAATTCAATCCTACCCAAGACAGAATAACCTCATGTATGTTTTGCAGTCATACGGACAAGTGGTAAAAACGATTTTTATATGTAAATACTTACTACAATTGCCGCTCAGGCGCCGTATCAATACCCAGCTCAATAAAGGGGAGCAACTCCATAACCTACGTGTTTATCTCTGGTTCGGAGGTGATGGGATCATTCGCAAGAAGCAAGAAAAACAGCAACAAGTTACAGCCAGATGCCTTAATCTGCTGACAAATATCGTAATGGTCTGGAATACTGTTTACATCCAGGAAATTCTTAAACAGCTTCAAAAGGAAGGTTATCAAGTCGATGAAAAAGATCTGGGACATATCTCTCCGGCTCCTTTTGAGCATATAAACCGGCTAGGAAAATACGATTTCAACGATGAAATCAGGTTACAAGAGAACGGGCTACGAGCTTTGCGGCCGCCTGTCGATAAGCGCTAATTGGCAAACCGCTATTTTCCGTCCATTTGTAATGAAAACCTCACAATGCCAAAAATCGGATGGTCCCGTATTGCATTCTTTTGTTTGGTCGTCATCAGCTTATACGTTTCAGATTGCAGGAGTTCTCCATCGTGAAGCAGCATATTCCAGATGACCAGGTCACTGGCCGTAGAGATGAATGTTCCAGCGGCGGGATAATTTTCAAAAGTGTTTTTCTCAGCCGTTATTTTCCCATTTTTATAGACATGGCCTTGAAGCAAGTGACTGTATTTTTTTGTATTGGAATGGAAAGTACTTGTCATTCTGCACGCTCGGAAGAGCTGTTGTGCCTGCTGGGAGAAAGACTTTCCACTGGCCTTTTCAGTAATGCGGGCAAGCAGATCATAACCAATTTGAGAATATGCGTACTTAGTCCCCGGCTCAAAAGCCAAGGGTTTGTTGAGCGCCATAATTCCGTGGGTATGCGTTAATAGCTAATGCACTGTAACCGTATCTGCCCATGAAGCTGGCAGGTCGGGAAGATAAGCGCGGATGGGAATGTGAAGTTTTAAACGACCTTTATCATATTCTTGGAGTACTAATACGGCGGTGAATTGTTTACTTATCGAGCCGATTACAAATAGATCTGATCCCAGAAAAAGCTGTTTTTGAATAGAATCCTTTTTTCCAACCAGCCAGGAATACTTTATTTTTGATCCTTGTGAAATTAAAATAACTCCGTTGAAAGGACTTGCGGATGAAGCTAAAATAAGTGAATCAATCCGTTGAAATACATTTGAACTTGTTTGGCCGGAAATAGTCTCAAAGTTCTGGGCATATAGCAGATTCCTGCTGCTGCCAGTGAAACCTTTACAGAAATATGGAAAAAGTAGCAATAAAGAAAGCGAGCTCAGGAGTGTTGACCGGTGTACCATTGAAATTTATGGAAAGCAGATTTTGTTTCAAAGGTAGGTTAAGCTTTTTAGTTGCGCGAAAGTGGTCATCAATGTTTTGGGGATTTAATATTATTATTTTTACAAACTCGTTTAAAATGTTCTTAATTACTACCTAAATGCATGAACCCAGGACAGCAAATCCTTTTCTTTTTTAGCGCGCTGGGCGCATTTAATGGGCTCATTATCAGTTGTTATCTGCTGATTTTTAAAAAGACAAAAGCTCCTGCATCATATTTTCTGGGACTGCTGGTTCTGGCACTTACCATGCGGATCACCAAGGTCATTTTTAGTTATTTTTATCCTGATATACCGCGGATTTTTCGTCAAATAGGCCTTTCGGGCTGTTTTTTAATAGGTCCGTCGCTTTATTATTTCACCAGCGCCGCACTTGAAAACACCCTCAAAACACCGGTTCGATGGAAGTATATATATAGTGCCTGGATAGCGGGAATCACTATTTTGGGGATAATCGTTCCTTATCAGACCCATCCCTGGGATTGGAACCATTACATAGTTCACATCATTTACGCACAGTGGGTAACATATTTTATCCTGACTGGCTGGATGCTCAGAAAAAGGATAGTAAAGCTGTTTGACAAAACCGAAAATCTCTCGCCCACTGAAAAGCCAATTCTTTCTGTCTATTTCGGGAATGCCGTGATTTTAACCGCCTATCTAATTGTCTTTTTTTGGTCATTCAGCAGTGTATACATCACCGGTGCCTTGTTCTTTTCACTACTGCTTTACCTGAATATTCCTCTGTTTCTAAGCCGAAAAAAGTCAAATACGACATTCCTAGGCTATGCCGAACCGGAGCGTTACGCCAAAAAGAAGATCACGGAAGACCATGCTTTAACCTTGGCGGACAAAGTTCGCAAAATCATCACCGACCAAGAACTTTACAAAGATCCCGATCTTAAATTGAATGATCTGGCCAAAGCGGTAAACATTTCCGGGCACCAGCTCTCGCAGCTGCTTAATGACAACCTGGGCAAGAGTTTCAATGTCTATATCAACGAATACCGTGTCGCCAAGGCATGCGAACTGATCGCAAGTAACAACGGGATCAAGCTTGAAGAGATCGGCTACGAGGTGGGCTTTAATGCAAAGTCTACTTTTTTTACCGCATTCAAAAAATACCGCGGAACCACGCCCAGCCAGTTTAGGGAGGGATTGTCAACGACTTAATCCGTGAGTTGGGTACGGAATTATAAATCCGAACTCCGAATTCCCGACTTCAAAACCTTCTGATTTTTCGTGGTGGCTAGCTTTGGACATTTAATCCAAAATCATGAAATCTATCGTTTTTCTACTCATTTCGCTTTTATTAGACATCTCTGTTTCCGCGCAGATCAGAAGCATTTCAGCAAAGGTTACCGACGCAACCGGTGCTCCTGTTGATGGTAATTTTTGGCTGACCGACACCACTGGAAAAGTAATTCAAAACAGTCCCTTCAACGGAGATGTCGCGATTTCTGGCCTGAACGATTTTCATCTCCGGCTGACGCTAAGCTCACTTATTTCCAAAGACACTACGATTAACATCCGCTACGCACGAAAAGCAGAGGTAGACCTGGGTACAATTGTCACACAAGAAAGCGCGACTGCACTGGGGCAGGTAACCATCACCGCTGCGGCTCCTCTAATGCATTATGGCGATAACGGCAACATGGAAGTCAATGTAGCCGGAACCGTGCTGGCAAGCAGCAGTTCGGTTAACGAAATCCTTTCGAGAACGCCGGGACTTACGATCAACGAGGGCGTGATTTCTCTTCAGGGAAAGGGTGAGGCGATTATTTCTCTTAACGGAGCCCTTATTCCCGCCGAGCGCCTGGCGAGTATCTCCACTTCGCAGATTATACGGATAGAAGTTATTGCAAACCCTTCTGCACGTTATGACGCGGGAGGCCGGGCTGTGATCAACATTATCACGAAAACCCCAGACGGGAATGGATTGAGTGGCAGGCTTAGCCAGCACCTGACGGCATCCGATTTTGCCCGGACCAATGCCAACAGCTTTGCTGATCTGGCTTATGGCAAAGACAAGTTCTCACTTTCTGCCAATATCGTTTTACTTAAGGGCAGCGGGAGGGAACTGCTATATACTGTCAGAAACCGTCCGGATTCTTCCGAATATCTCAATTCCGCACTCATGACGGATTGGAAAAGGGATTTTAATATTTATGCAACCTACGGTATCGGAGTCAGTTATCGCTTTTCGCCCGCTTCGGTATTATCAGTTTCCTATAATGGAAACAGGGATCATTTAGGCGGAACGGTGGAGAGCCGCAACAGGATCACCTCGCTAACAACAGACAACAACTACGGCAGCAGCATTGTAAGAAATGAGCTTAGGCAAAACAATACGATCATGGCCGACTTTACCAAAAGCACCGACACAGTTGGTTCGCAAGTTTTCCTTAGTGCCCAGTACTCCACTTTCAGGACGGATAATGAGGACGTAATTTCAGAATTCGGCGGAACTGAGCCGCGTTACCTGCGGAATACCTTTTCACAGGACCTGAATATCGCTGCCCTTCAAGTCGATCATACCAAACACTTTAAAAAAGACGTGAAATTGGAGTCTGGACTCAGGTTTAGCCATGTTGGAAACAATTCCGACACCCGGTTTCTGATTTCGCGCAATGCTGACGGACCTTATTTACCCGATTCGAAGCTCTCGAGCCTGTTCGATTATAGTGAATCGATTGGAGCCGCGTACACTAGTTTTTCGGGTAATATCGGTAAGCTGAGCGCCAATGTCGGCGTCCGTGCAGAGTGGACCAATTATAAGTTGAGCACTACGGCAGGTGAAGGACAGGATTTCGGCAGAGACTATCTGAACATTTTTCCCAACCTGCAGCTGGGCTATCCGCTGGAAAATGGCAGTAAGCTCAGAGCATCCTATAATGCCAGAATTACCCGTCCAAGATACCAGGCACTGAATCCATTTGTTACTTATCAGGATGCTTTCACCACGATTGAAGGCAATCCCAATCTTGTTCCGGAAAAAGCACATGCATTTGAAGTCGGCATCAATTTCGAGAAAACGGAATTCAAGATTGGCTACACTTACACCATCGACCCGCTGTCAGGGGCGGCTTTGAGAGGAAACACCCCGGAGAGTTATGTCCTTAAATCGATCAACAGAAGCAGTGACCGTACGTTTCTTGCATCAGTAACAAGGCCTTTCTCAATCGGGAACTGGTGGCAATCGATCAACACCGTCAGCGTTACCTACGGACGGTCGTTTGACGACCAATACGACTATGCAACCGGAAAGGTAACGCCCCAGGCTTACTTTTACACAAGCAACACATTCAGTCTCAAGCAGGGCATTAAATTGCAGTTACTCGCATGGCACCTTGGTGACCGTTATTATGGTATCCGCCATGATACCAGACGCTCGATTGTCACCGCAGGGATCGAGAAGTCAATGCTTCGTAACAAATTGAAATTGAACCTGAGTGCCAACGATATTTTTAACCGGTCGATAGCCGAAGGCGATTACAATGTGGGGAAAACCCAGGTTTATTATAACAGACGTTTTGGTAATAACTACTTCAAGCTCACTGCAACATACAGATTTGGTGGGACAGCAGCAGCTGCACAACAGCCAAGACAAGTACAGCCCGAGAATAGCAGGGCCAATTAGTTTGGCCAGTTCTCTGGTTTATACTTTCTTCGAATGGAAAGCCTACAAGAATACGAGCTCTCAGGTGGCATAAACTATTATAAATTTGATTGCACTCATAGCGTTACATCTGAGGCCGTAGAATTGAATAGGCTACGCTCAAGACCGAGAAATGTTCCCTAAGTCGTGACGGTTCTCGCTTTCTTCAATTCAGCCCTTTACAGTGTGACAATAAGGATTTTTGGATGCGCTTTACCTTCAAATTGAAAAATATCAAATGGTTGATTTACAATCTTGATATCGCGCACAGGGTATGCAAAAGGTCTGCGGGATTTTCTGTTTCCTGCTGGCTGACCTGATAGGATAATGTGACCATCCCAGCTTCACCCATTTGGATGTCATACTGATATTCACCGGGTGTTTCATGGAAAACGGCAAGTGAGATAGCACCATTTAGCGGAAAGGAATCGGTGCTATTGTATATGTTCCAGTTTACTTATGGATTCCCAGATTTCTTTTCAGTAATTTTTATTACCGATGCATCCATTATCAACGTTTCCTTGGTTTGCTTATCAATGAATTTTACAAAAAGTTGGATTAGTGGACTTTCACTTAAAAGCCATTCACAGGGGCTAGTTTCTGTTGTTTTACAGCCAGTCAACTACTAATAATAAATACTGCTGTTAAGAGCAGCGGGAACGGTAAACTCTGTTTCATGGCTGTTCATTTGTTTAGATGGGAAAGCTGTATTGTCTTTATGACGCATGATTCACTGTAGATGTTGTATCTCGTTTGGAAGTTTTCAAAAAAGTAGCCGTCTAATTAAGGAACAGTAATTAAATGGCACACCAGCCAAGGCAAGCTGAACCCGAAAACAGCATGGCTAATTACCGACCTGGAGACATCCGCTGAGCAGTTGAGACAGAAAATGCTGAAATTGAAGTGGTGTGTGTTTAAAAAGCTAAGTCCCCTGTAGAGGGGTGCGCAACTATATCATTTTCTGGTATCACCTTATTTTGAACTTAGTTTTTGAAGTTTGTCTCGTATCTCCAAAGTGTTTTTCAATCTCAGTGCCTGTTTGAAACAGTCAATTGCTTTTGTTTTTTTATTAACAGCTAAGTAGTAATCGCCCATGCCATCATAGACATTAAAGCTGTTTGGGTAGTAATTCACGTTGGTTTCAAAGAAAAAGAAGGCTCTTTCAAAATCTTTTTGCTGCAAGAAGGAATATCCCAACTGGTTCATCAAAGGTTCCGGCGGCTTCACCTGGTGTCCGCGTTCGTTTGAAAGAAGACGATAATGCGCGTCCATGGCTTTTTTCAATTGCGCAACGGAATAGTTTTTATCGAAATATTGATTTCCCGGTTGATTGCGTGGAAAACGGTTGGTGCGAAAAATAAAGCGTAACGCATCATATTCTGCTATCAGTGGTATTGAAGCATGGTCGTCCTCAGAATAATATTTGTAGTTCCAATGCAATCCTTTGGCAGTGGCTTGTGTGAAGTCATCTTTCAGCTTCAATATTGACCTGATGTGATAAGTAATTAAAGTAGTATCCGATCTGACCTGCGCGGTATCCATACCAGGATTCATGGTGTTAGCAATACCTAAAAATAGACTCTGTTGCTTCCAGCTCTGTTGCTGTAACAACTCCTTGGTTTGTTTAAGCAGGTTACCTTGGTCATAAGACATACTTGGATCCAAAGCTACATAGGCGTTAAAAAGTGAAGGATGCTTTAATAATGTATTTACCACCAAAAGGCCGCCCAATGAATGCCCGATTAAAGTGCGGTATGGAGCTGTGGTGTAGTGATTATCTACGTAAGGAATTAGTTCTTTTTCTAAAAAGGCAGTAAAGGCTTCGCCACCACCAGATTTTGGATCCATGGAACTGGGAGAGGGGGTAAGGTCGCGGTTCCTTGTCCCGCGTAGGTTTGGAATACCTATAATGATCATCTGAGGAAAGATCGTATTGCCGTTATGAACACTAAGCTGCTGTATCATGGTTACCAGCGAAGCAAAATACCCTTCTCCATCCAGAACATATAATACGGGATATACCGGTTTACTGAAGTAAGCTGAATCATAACTTGGAGAGTAAATTAAAATTGGCCTTTTTTCTTTCAATACCTCGGAGTATACCGTATCAATATGTCCCAGTACTACGGCTTGCTGGCTGGATTGTCCTTTTGTCAAAATGGAAAGGCATAGTAATCCTATTAAAACACATAATTTTTGCATGGCTGGGAATTAAATATAATTTCTAAGTTTAAGATTTGTCTTGTGTTCGTAAAAGAAGCGAGCCAATATTTATAGTGCTTTTAATCAGTTTCTTATCGTGTTATTTTTTGTCTTTCTGTGCGAAAATGAACCTTTTGCTGTTCGTTTCCGAACTAACAAATCCTTAGTTGGCCAGGCTTCCGAAGATGATCTCTAACATATGTTAATCTCAATTCGTGCTGTTCATAATTCTAATAACCTTCCCGTTTATTTCATCAGTAAGCAGATATAATTTTCCAGCTGGACTTTGCACTACTTTGCGAATTCTTAATCTGCTGTCTGTAAAAAGTTCTTCGGCGGCTATTATTTTTTCGTCTTCAATTACCATACGCCACAAGCTCCCCCGGGACAATCTGAGGTGGCTCAAAAAAGCGGCACACATTTTTGCACAACATGATGCAGAATGGGAGTTCAGAAAGGGGTTAAGACCCGAAAGAGTTATGATGCTGATTTTAAGCTGGAAGTAACGAGAATGTTAGCGTCAGGCAGAAGCGCGAAGGAAATCTCGGAGACGTTTGGAATTGCTGAAAATCTTCTATATCGTTGGAAGAGAATGGCAACTATGAAGACAAAAACAAAGAATGTGGAGAGTGAAGGTAGTAAGGCTGCAAAACTTGCTGCTTAAAATGCTAGACTACGAGCGGAAGTTGAACGCCTGAAAACCGACCGTGAGATCTTAAAAAAGGCGTTGGGTCTCTTCAGCACGTCCGACTAAGAGATGTCTATGACTTAATATTGTCGCTTTCAAGTACAAATAAGGTAAGTTATCTGTGTTTGCTTTTTGAAGTGAGTCGCACAGCCTACTATCGGTACAAGCGAGCAGAAAGTCATAATGCGGACAAAAATATAACCGTCCAAAGGATGAGATACGGATCGAGTTTATCCGCAATTTGAAGCGGTATGGAAGCAGACGGATCAGAGAGTCTTTGAAACAAAAAGGTATCAGGATTGGTCGTCGAAAAGTCGCTGAGATCATGCGAAAAGAAGGTTTGAGGGCTATACAACCGCCAAGGTTTATTCCGAGGACGACTGGTAGTAAGCATGGAAAACGAGTTTGTCGGAACTTATTACTTGATCAGCCAAAGCCAAGCCAGCCCAATGCAGTTTGGACGTCAGATATCACTTATATGCCGTTAAAAGGCGGAAAATGGGCTTATCTGTGTACTTGGATTGACTTATATTCCAGGCAGATCGTTGGTTGGCAATTAGCCGACAATATGGAAGAAGGCCTTGTCAGGGAACCGTTAGTGAGGGCACTTTTAAAGCGAAGAGCCAAACGGGGAATGATCGTGCACTCGGATCGCGGCGGACAATATTTGTCGCGGAAAATGAAGAAAGTGACGGTCGCCGCGCGATCAAAACTTTCAAGTTGAGACAGAGCATGTCCCGCGCTGATGATCCGTACGACAATGCTTGGGCTGAGTCATTTTGGAGCAGGATGAAGGCCGAATTAGATATGCCGAAAGGCGGTTACGAAAGTATCGAGAAATTGAAGTCTGTTTTATTTGAATACATTGATGGATATTACAATACCAGGAGGTTGCATTCGTCATTGAACTATCTAAATCCAGTAGCTTTTGAGGCCGAATACTATCAGCAAACC
It includes:
- a CDS encoding helix-turn-helix domain-containing protein, giving the protein MNPGQQILFFFSALGAFNGLIISCYLLIFKKTKAPASYFLGLLVLALTMRITKVIFSYFYPDIPRIFRQIGLSGCFLIGPSLYYFTSAALENTLKTPVRWKYIYSAWIAGITILGIIVPYQTHPWDWNHYIVHIIYAQWVTYFILTGWMLRKRIVKLFDKTENLSPTEKPILSVYFGNAVILTAYLIVFFWSFSSVYITGALFFSLLLYLNIPLFLSRKKSNTTFLGYAEPERYAKKKITEDHALTLADKVRKIITDQELYKDPDLKLNDLAKAVNISGHQLSQLLNDNLGKSFNVYINEYRVAKACELIASNNGIKLEEIGYEVGFNAKSTFFTAFKKYRGTTPSQFREGLSTT
- a CDS encoding TonB-dependent receptor domain-containing protein; translated protein: MKSIVFLLISLLLDISVSAQIRSISAKVTDATGAPVDGNFWLTDTTGKVIQNSPFNGDVAISGLNDFHLRLTLSSLISKDTTINIRYARKAEVDLGTIVTQESATALGQVTITAAAPLMHYGDNGNMEVNVAGTVLASSSSVNEILSRTPGLTINEGVISLQGKGEAIISLNGALIPAERLASISTSQIIRIEVIANPSARYDAGGRAVINIITKTPDGNGLSGRLSQHLTASDFARTNANSFADLAYGKDKFSLSANIVLLKGSGRELLYTVRNRPDSSEYLNSALMTDWKRDFNIYATYGIGVSYRFSPASVLSVSYNGNRDHLGGTVESRNRITSLTTDNNYGSSIVRNELRQNNTIMADFTKSTDTVGSQVFLSAQYSTFRTDNEDVISEFGGTEPRYLRNTFSQDLNIAALQVDHTKHFKKDVKLESGLRFSHVGNNSDTRFLISRNADGPYLPDSKLSSLFDYSESIGAAYTSFSGNIGKLSANVGVRAEWTNYKLSTTAGEGQDFGRDYLNIFPNLQLGYPLENGSKLRASYNARITRPRYQALNPFVTYQDAFTTIEGNPNLVPEKAHAFEVGINFEKTEFKIGYTYTIDPLSGAALRGNTPESYVLKSINRSSDRTFLASVTRPFSIGNWWQSINTVSVTYGRSFDDQYDYATGKVTPQAYFYTSNTFSLKQGIKLQLLAWHLGDRYYGIRHDTRRSIVTAGIEKSMLRNKLKLNLSANDIFNRSIAEGDYNVGKTQVYYNRRFGNNYFKLTATYRFGGTAAAAQQPRQVQPENSRAN
- a CDS encoding alpha/beta hydrolase-fold protein, which gives rise to MQKLCVLIGLLCLSILTKGQSSQQAVVLGHIDTVYSEVLKEKRPILIYSPSYDSAYFSKPVYPVLYVLDGEGYFASLVTMIQQLSVHNGNTIFPQMIIIGIPNLRGTRNRDLTPSPSSMDPKSGGGEAFTAFLEKELIPYVDNHYTTAPYRTLIGHSLGGLLVVNTLLKHPSLFNAYVALDPSMSYDQGNLLKQTKELLQQQSWKQQSLFLGIANTMNPGMDTAQVRSDTTLITYHIRSILKLKDDFTQATAKGLHWNYKYYSEDDHASIPLIAEYDALRFIFRTNRFPRNQPGNQYFDKNYSVAQLKKAMDAHYRLLSNERGHQVKPPEPLMNQLGYSFLQQKDFERAFFFFETNVNYYPNSFNVYDGMGDYYLAVNKKTKAIDCFKQALRLKNTLEIRDKLQKLSSK
- a CDS encoding PQQ-dependent sugar dehydrogenase, whose amino-acid sequence is MCAAFLSHLRLSRGSLWRMVIEDEKIIAAEELFTDSRLRIRKVVQSPAGKLYLLTDEINGKVIRIMNSTN
- a CDS encoding transposase encodes the protein MGVQKGVKTRKSYDADFKLEVTRMLASGRSAKEISETFGIAENLLYRWKRMATMKTKTKNVESEGSKAAKLAA
- a CDS encoding DDE-type integrase/transposase/recombinase, yielding MRIEFIRNLKRYGSRRIRESLKQKGIRIGRRKVAEIMRKEGLRAIQPPRFIPRTTGSKHGKRVCRNLLLDQPKPSQPNAVWTSDITYMPLKGGKWAYLCTWIDLYSRQIVGWQLADNMEEGLVREPLVRALLKRRAKRGMIVHSDRGGQYLSRKMKKVTVAARSKLSS
- a CDS encoding integrase core domain-containing protein, whose translation is MSRADDPYDNAWAESFWSRMKAELDMPKGGYESIEKLKSVLFEYIDGYYNTRRLHSSLNYLNPVAFEAEYYQQTG